GCAGGAAATGGCTGATAAACTTTTGGATGAGGGCATTTATGTCATCGGCTTCTTCTACCCTGTGGTGCCAAAAGGCAAAGCAAGAATCCGTGTTCAGCTCTCTGCGGGGCACACCAAGGAGCATTTGGACAAAGCCATTGCCGCATTTAAAAAAGTGGGAAAAGAATTAGGAGTAATTTAATTTTTAAAGTTTTTTAGTCCTAATTTCTTAAAAACAAAGACGCCGTTTCAACATTGAAACGGCGTTTTTTAATACATATGATAAAAATTTAAGTTTAAGCTCTTTTTCGCTCAAGCACTTCATCGATCATGCCTTTTTCTTTAGCTTCGTAAGAAGTCATCCAGTAATCTCTGTCTGATGCTTTTTCCACCCACTCAAAACTTTGCCCTGAATGGTTTGCGATGATTTCGTACAATTCTTTTTTCAATTTAAGCATTTCTCTTAAATTAATCTCCATATCTGCTGCCACACCTTGTGCGCCACCGCTTGGCTGGTGAATCATCACACGCGCATGTTTCAAAGCTGAACGCTTTCCTTTTTCGCCTGCGCACATCAACACCGCTCCCATCGAAGCTGCCATACCAGTACAGATTGTCGCTACATCGGGCTTAATGATTTGCATGGTGTCGTAAATTCCAAGTCCTGCATACACGCTACCCCCAGGAGAGTTGATGTACATTTGGATATCCTTGCTCGCATCTACCGACTCCAAGAACAATAGCTGCGCGGTGATGATGTTTGCCACTTGGTCATCGATTCCTGTTCCTAGGAACAAAATTC
This Ornithobacterium rhinotracheale DNA region includes the following protein-coding sequences:
- a CDS encoding ATP-dependent Clp protease proteolytic subunit — protein: MDFGKEFKKYAVKGQGISSQTLHDFENSLTPYIIEERKLNVAQMDVFSRLMMDRILFLGTGIDDQVANIITAQLLFLESVDASKDIQMYINSPGGSVYAGLGIYDTMQIIKPDVATICTGMAASMGAVLMCAGEKGKRSALKHARVMIHQPSGGAQGVAADMEINLREMLKLKKELYEIIANHSGQSFEWVEKASDRDYWMTSYEAKEKGMIDEVLERKRA